In Streptomyces sp. NBC_00414, a single window of DNA contains:
- a CDS encoding aldehyde dehydrogenase family protein produces the protein MAPTLTSTLTLKAHTSWTDAWQRCLAVAPEAFREDRVLNLWGAAWRADGRALPATSPVDGSPIAGPPRLDGATAHQAVRAALDHHRAWRHVPLEERRARVAATLDALTQHRELLALLLVWEIGKPWRLAQADVDRAIDGVRWYVDGIEPMLADRTPLDGPVSNIASWNYPMSVLVHAMLVQALVGNAVIAKTPTDGGVACLTLACALAAREGIPVTLVSGSGGELSEALVRAPEIGCVSFVGGRDTGAAVATAVADLGKRHVLEQEGLNTWGIWNHTDWDALTAVIPKLFDYGKQRCTAYPRFVVQRELFDEFLAAYLPAVDTLRVGHPLAVEHPDDLFPKLDFGPVINAAKAKELHDQVAEAIDRGAVPLHRGKLADARFLPGQDTSAYVQPVTILNPPPSSPLHHAEPFGPVDTIVLVDTEAELLAAMNASNGALVATLSTDDEATYNRLAPQIRAFKVGHGKPRSRGDRDELFGGFGASWRGAFVGGELLVRAVTHGPAGERLPGNFPEYHLMP, from the coding sequence ATGGCACCCACCCTCACATCCACCCTCACCCTCAAGGCCCACACCTCGTGGACCGACGCCTGGCAGCGCTGTCTCGCCGTGGCCCCCGAGGCCTTCCGGGAGGACCGCGTCCTCAACCTCTGGGGCGCCGCCTGGCGGGCCGACGGCCGGGCGCTGCCCGCCACCAGCCCCGTCGACGGCAGCCCCATCGCGGGCCCGCCGCGACTGGACGGCGCCACGGCCCACCAGGCCGTCCGCGCCGCCCTCGACCACCACCGCGCCTGGCGGCACGTACCCCTCGAAGAACGCCGGGCCCGCGTCGCGGCCACCCTCGACGCCCTCACCCAACACCGGGAACTGCTCGCGCTACTCCTCGTCTGGGAGATCGGCAAGCCCTGGCGGCTCGCGCAGGCCGACGTCGACCGCGCCATCGACGGCGTGCGCTGGTACGTCGACGGAATCGAACCCATGCTCGCGGACCGGACCCCGCTGGACGGACCCGTGTCCAACATCGCGAGCTGGAACTACCCGATGAGCGTGCTCGTTCACGCAATGCTGGTACAGGCACTGGTAGGCAACGCGGTCATCGCCAAGACCCCGACCGACGGCGGCGTCGCATGCCTCACCCTGGCCTGCGCACTCGCCGCCCGCGAGGGGATACCCGTCACCCTCGTCAGCGGCAGCGGCGGCGAACTGTCCGAGGCGCTCGTGCGCGCGCCCGAGATCGGCTGCGTCTCCTTCGTCGGCGGCCGCGACACGGGCGCCGCGGTGGCCACGGCCGTCGCCGACCTCGGCAAGCGACACGTACTGGAACAGGAGGGACTGAACACCTGGGGCATCTGGAACCACACCGACTGGGACGCGCTGACGGCCGTCATCCCGAAACTCTTCGACTACGGCAAGCAGCGCTGCACGGCCTACCCGCGCTTCGTCGTCCAGCGTGAGCTGTTCGACGAGTTCCTCGCCGCGTACCTCCCGGCGGTCGACACCCTCCGCGTCGGCCACCCGCTGGCCGTCGAGCACCCCGACGACCTGTTTCCGAAGCTGGACTTCGGGCCGGTGATCAACGCGGCCAAGGCGAAGGAACTGCACGACCAGGTCGCCGAGGCGATCGACCGCGGCGCCGTCCCGCTGCACCGCGGCAAGCTCGCCGACGCCCGCTTCCTGCCGGGCCAGGACACCTCGGCGTACGTCCAGCCGGTCACGATCCTGAACCCGCCCCCGTCCTCCCCGCTGCACCACGCGGAACCCTTCGGCCCGGTCGACACCATCGTCCTGGTCGACACGGAGGCGGAACTGCTGGCCGCGATGAACGCGTCGAACGGCGCGCTGGTCGCGACCCTGTCCACGGACGACGAGGCCACGTACAACCGCCTGGCCCCGCAGATCCGCGCCTTCAAGGTCGGCCACGGAAAACCCCGCTCCCGGGGCGACCGCGACGAACTGTTCGGCGGCTTCGGCGCGTCCTGGCGCGGCGCGTTCGTGGGCGGCGAACTGCTGGTGCGCGCGGTCACGCACGGGCCGGCGGGGGAGCGGCTGCCGGGGAACTTCCCGGAGTACCACCTGATGCCGTGA
- the sucD gene encoding succinate--CoA ligase subunit alpha produces the protein MAIYLTKESKVLVQGMTGGEGMKHTRRMLAAGTDVVGGVNPRKAGRSVDFDDRAVPVFGSVREGIEATGADVSVVFVPPAFAKAAVVEAADAGIGLAVVITEGIPVHDSVAFTTYAKAKGTRIVGPNCPGLITPGQSNAGIIPADITKPGRIGLVSKSGTLTYQLMYELRDIGFSTCVGIGGDPVVGTTHIDCLAAFQDDPDTELIVLIGEIGGDAEERAAAYVRDHVTKPVIGYIAGFTAPEGKTMGHAGAIVSGSSGTAQAKKEALEAAGVQVGGTPTETARLVLARLETERDVTHS, from the coding sequence ATGGCCATCTACCTCACCAAGGAGAGCAAGGTCCTCGTCCAGGGCATGACCGGCGGCGAGGGCATGAAGCACACCCGGCGCATGCTCGCCGCGGGCACCGACGTCGTCGGCGGCGTCAACCCGCGCAAGGCGGGCCGGAGCGTCGACTTCGACGACCGCGCCGTCCCCGTCTTCGGCTCCGTACGCGAAGGCATCGAGGCGACCGGCGCCGACGTCAGTGTCGTGTTCGTCCCACCGGCCTTCGCCAAGGCGGCGGTTGTCGAAGCCGCCGACGCCGGTATCGGCCTCGCGGTGGTCATCACGGAGGGCATCCCGGTCCACGACTCGGTCGCCTTCACCACGTACGCGAAGGCCAAGGGCACCCGGATCGTCGGCCCCAACTGCCCGGGCCTGATCACCCCCGGCCAGTCCAACGCGGGCATCATCCCCGCCGACATCACCAAGCCCGGCCGTATCGGCCTGGTCTCCAAGTCGGGCACGCTCACCTACCAACTCATGTACGAGCTGCGGGACATAGGCTTCTCGACCTGCGTCGGCATCGGCGGTGACCCCGTCGTCGGCACCACCCACATCGACTGCCTGGCCGCCTTCCAGGACGACCCCGACACCGAACTCATCGTCCTCATAGGGGAGATCGGCGGCGACGCCGAGGAACGCGCGGCCGCGTACGTCCGCGACCACGTCACCAAACCCGTCATCGGATACATCGCAGGATTCACCGCCCCCGAGGGCAAGACGATGGGCCACGCCGGTGCCATCGTCTCCGGCTCGTCCGGCACCGCCCAGGCCAAGAAGGAAGCCCTGGAGGCGGCCGGCGTTCAGGTGGGCGGCACCCCGACCGAGACGGCCCGGCTGGTGCTGGCCCGGCTCGAAACGGAACGTGATGTCACTCATAGTTGA
- the sucC gene encoding ADP-forming succinate--CoA ligase subunit beta — protein sequence MDLFEHQARELFEEHGILVPRAEVTDSPKEAREIARGLGGRVVVKAQVKTGGRGKAGGVKLAADPAAAELTARQILGMDIKGHTVGKVMLAQPVDIESEFYVSYVLDRAAGRFLAIASAEGGMDIEEVAATRPDAVARIHIDPAEGVTSAKAAEIAEAAGLPPQTVDVLVRLWDVLVREDAVLVEVNPLVRTAQGQILALDGKVTLDDNARFRQARWGRQETAHDEPLEAAAAAKGLNYVKLEGEVGIIGNGAGLVMSTLDVVAGCGARPANFLDIGGGASAQIMADGLSVILSDPAVKSVFVNVFGGITACDAVADGIVQALDAVQLTKPLVVRLDGNSAVRGRAILDDRAHPMVQQSTTMDGAARRAAQFANAG from the coding sequence ATGGACCTGTTCGAGCACCAGGCAAGGGAACTCTTCGAAGAACACGGCATCTTGGTGCCGAGGGCGGAGGTCACCGACTCACCCAAAGAGGCACGTGAGATCGCCCGCGGGCTGGGTGGCCGCGTCGTCGTCAAGGCGCAGGTGAAGACCGGTGGACGGGGCAAAGCGGGCGGCGTGAAACTGGCCGCCGACCCGGCCGCCGCCGAACTGACGGCACGCCAGATCCTCGGCATGGACATCAAGGGCCACACCGTCGGAAAGGTGATGCTGGCCCAGCCGGTGGACATCGAGAGCGAGTTCTACGTCAGTTACGTACTCGACCGCGCGGCCGGCCGCTTCCTCGCGATCGCCTCGGCCGAGGGTGGCATGGACATCGAGGAGGTCGCCGCCACCCGCCCGGACGCGGTGGCCCGGATCCACATCGACCCGGCGGAAGGTGTCACCTCGGCGAAGGCCGCCGAGATCGCCGAAGCCGCGGGGCTGCCCCCGCAGACCGTCGACGTCCTCGTCAGGCTCTGGGACGTACTCGTCCGCGAGGACGCCGTACTCGTCGAGGTCAACCCCCTCGTCCGTACGGCGCAGGGGCAGATCCTCGCACTCGACGGCAAGGTCACCCTCGACGACAACGCCCGCTTCCGGCAGGCGCGTTGGGGCAGGCAGGAGACGGCGCACGACGAACCGCTGGAGGCGGCCGCCGCGGCCAAGGGCCTCAACTACGTGAAGCTGGAAGGCGAGGTCGGCATCATCGGCAACGGCGCCGGCCTCGTCATGTCGACCCTCGACGTGGTCGCCGGCTGCGGCGCGCGCCCCGCCAACTTCCTCGACATCGGCGGCGGCGCCTCCGCCCAGATCATGGCCGACGGCCTCTCCGTCATCCTCTCCGACCCGGCCGTCAAGTCGGTCTTCGTCAACGTCTTCGGCGGCATCACCGCCTGCGACGCGGTCGCCGACGGCATCGTGCAGGCCCTGGACGCGGTCCAGTTGACCAAACCACTGGTCGTACGCCTCGACGGCAACAGCGCCGTACGCGGCCGCGCGATTCTCGACGACCGCGCGCACCCCATGGTCCAGCAGTCCACCACCATGGACGGTGCGGCGCGTCGTGCCGCCCAGTTCGCCAACGCCGGCTGA